The proteins below come from a single Bacteroidia bacterium genomic window:
- a CDS encoding tyrosine-type recombinase/integrase, with the protein MEDLQKLLGDFSVTKEEIFRNWMSTLPSESTKRTYSYSFEKFLGYLALREIPVNRVHAKDIYYYIEELKRYGDPCQGEDERKPLSTAYVNKIISSVRSFYDYCILDNNIGGIMFNPANPVKLRKPVTSRAKRKEAFSLEEVIALIDMADNKRDKALIALMADTGIRTIEVYRANWEDIGTSNGLPTLDVQRKGSEVKEDFVHITASTFRLLMAYKEEREPLFGPEPLFTSVSPRTHGDRLTTRSISWIVKELKSKCMALGQVIDPNGQKTAHSLRHFFGTEQMGRTGRLEEVADDMGHHSTENTKRYSRKAREESRAKRAVDFFEGRI; encoded by the coding sequence ATGGAAGATCTGCAGAAACTGCTCGGAGACTTTAGCGTTACCAAAGAAGAAATCTTTAGAAACTGGATGAGCACTTTGCCCAGCGAATCAACCAAGCGAACCTATAGCTATAGCTTTGAGAAGTTTTTGGGTTATCTAGCTCTTAGAGAAATACCGGTTAACCGCGTTCATGCGAAAGACATTTACTATTACATCGAAGAGCTGAAAAGATACGGCGACCCCTGCCAGGGAGAAGACGAGCGAAAACCGCTTTCCACGGCTTATGTGAATAAGATAATATCTTCCGTTCGGAGTTTCTATGATTACTGCATCCTGGATAATAATATAGGAGGCATTATGTTCAACCCTGCCAATCCTGTAAAACTCAGAAAACCAGTTACTTCTCGGGCCAAAAGAAAGGAAGCCTTTAGCCTGGAAGAAGTGATTGCCCTGATTGATATGGCAGATAATAAAAGAGACAAAGCCCTGATCGCCCTAATGGCAGATACGGGGATTAGAACCATAGAAGTTTATCGGGCAAACTGGGAGGACATAGGCACTAGCAACGGCCTTCCCACCCTGGATGTTCAGCGCAAAGGCTCGGAGGTGAAAGAAGATTTTGTGCACATAACCGCCAGCACTTTTCGACTATTAATGGCCTATAAAGAAGAACGCGAACCTCTCTTTGGGCCTGAGCCACTCTTTACCTCCGTTTCGCCCCGAACCCATGGCGATAGACTTACCACCCGTTCTATCAGTTGGATTGTTAAAGAACTCAAAAGCAAATGCATGGCTTTAGGCCAAGTCATTGATCCCAACGGCCAAAAGACCGCCCACAGCCTTCGCCACTTTTTTGGCACAGAGCAAATGGGCCGCACAGGTAGACTCGAAGAGGTCGCCGATGACATGGGGCATCATAGCACCGAGAATACAAAACGCTATTCGCGCAAAGCGCGGGAGGAGAGTAGAGCGAAGCGGGCAGTGGATTTTTTTGAGGGGAGGATTTGA
- a CDS encoding response regulator has product MKDSTFLSPLIFYAEDSAVQTQLFSCAMQEAKPRFEVVYFLNGELLIEGLSQAEREQRPFPNLILLDLEMPILNGFETLELLRKEKVFDEIRIFIFSSVVDDWMGKELIQMGANAYMRKPIDLDELISIIVYLDETI; this is encoded by the coding sequence ATGAAAGACTCAACTTTCTTATCCCCGCTTATTTTTTACGCTGAAGATAGTGCCGTTCAAACTCAGCTGTTTTCATGCGCTATGCAAGAAGCAAAGCCTAGATTCGAAGTGGTATATTTTCTCAATGGTGAACTATTGATTGAAGGATTGAGCCAAGCAGAACGAGAACAGAGGCCTTTCCCAAATTTGATTCTATTAGATCTGGAGATGCCTATCCTCAATGGGTTTGAAACCCTGGAACTATTGCGTAAAGAAAAAGTATTTGACGAAATTCGAATTTTTATCTTTTCATCTGTTGTGGATGATTGGATGGGAAAGGAGCTTATTCAGATGGGCGCAAATGCGTATATGAGAAAACCTATTGATTTGGATGAACTTATAAGTATTATTGTTTACCTGGATGAGACTATTTAA
- a CDS encoding response regulator: MKSPANHAAKPYILIVEDDSTTLSVYQNILQSIGSKFQLKCFSDARDALYFLEKELKIHNSVYAILLDLHMPYLDGWQFLDIIMQLKEFSYSPPLIWLCSADSSSYTFKQILKQAYVERFIHKPIEWSQLNEFYEKALELSPKASNERSLNKHENSPRSLLHLMKLSHRFSQFSMMKKNPIEQVILNVRSRLELEKQICICLQKHENPIYQALILTDFFHTLEEFIIKVTGSDDPKKEALIRILSDYLEIVERLWVKNKLHRKQRSRSYYDRYRSEYQLLEFRYISR, encoded by the coding sequence TTGAAGTCTCCAGCAAATCATGCTGCCAAACCGTATATCTTAATCGTTGAAGATGATTCAACGACTCTATCTGTATATCAAAATATTCTCCAAAGCATTGGTAGTAAATTTCAGCTTAAATGTTTCTCCGATGCAAGAGATGCCCTTTATTTCCTTGAAAAGGAATTAAAAATCCATAATTCTGTTTATGCCATTCTCCTAGATCTTCATATGCCCTACCTTGATGGCTGGCAGTTTCTTGATATTATTATGCAGCTAAAAGAATTCTCCTACTCCCCTCCCCTTATCTGGCTTTGTTCAGCAGATTCATCCTCCTATACCTTCAAACAAATCCTCAAACAGGCTTATGTCGAGCGTTTTATACATAAACCTATCGAATGGAGCCAACTCAATGAATTCTATGAAAAGGCTTTAGAGCTAAGTCCCAAAGCTAGTAATGAACGATCTCTCAATAAGCACGAAAACTCACCAAGAAGCCTTTTACACTTAATGAAACTCTCTCACAGATTTTCTCAATTTTCTATGATGAAAAAGAATCCGATAGAACAAGTTATTCTTAATGTACGTTCCAGATTAGAACTGGAAAAGCAAATTTGTATTTGCCTACAAAAACATGAAAACCCTATTTATCAGGCACTTATACTTACAGATTTCTTCCATACCCTTGAAGAGTTCATTATCAAAGTAACAGGAAGTGATGATCCCAAAAAAGAGGCTTTGATACGTATTTTGAGCGATTATCTGGAAATAGTTGAGCGGCTATGGGTAAAAAACAAATTGCATAGAAAACAAAGATCCAGGTCCTATTATGATAGATACCGTTCTGAATATCAACTACTTGAATTCAGATATATTAGCCGATGA
- a CDS encoding Crp/Fnr family transcriptional regulator produces the protein MVQELREHYAFKFGLLSQAEAEKVISLGFSKQLPPKTIFREIGQEDYRLAYVLKGMLRTYQLNDKGEEITTFLTFEHDHSMSLRTILNGEGSRYMVQSVEETMLLCIDYRDLMEVSKKNPGFQSAYRFFAERVILELLGRIDNFVRKSPEERYLDLLQKRPGIFSRIAAKDIAYFLGVTPVSLSRLRKRVQQKS, from the coding sequence ATGGTTCAAGAGTTGCGGGAGCATTATGCTTTCAAATTTGGCTTGTTAAGTCAAGCGGAGGCTGAAAAAGTAATTTCACTTGGCTTCAGCAAACAACTTCCTCCCAAAACGATCTTTCGAGAAATAGGACAAGAAGATTATAGACTTGCCTACGTACTTAAGGGAATGTTAAGAACGTATCAATTGAATGATAAGGGAGAAGAAATTACTACTTTCTTAACTTTTGAGCATGATCATTCCATGAGTCTTCGCACCATCTTAAATGGGGAAGGTTCAAGGTATATGGTCCAATCAGTAGAGGAAACCATGCTTTTATGTATAGATTATAGAGATCTCATGGAGGTATCAAAGAAGAATCCTGGATTCCAATCTGCCTATCGATTTTTTGCTGAAAGAGTAATTTTAGAATTGCTGGGAAGGATAGATAATTTTGTACGTAAAAGTCCGGAAGAAAGATATTTAGATCTCTTGCAGAAAAGACCAGGTATTTTTTCTCGGATTGCGGCGAAAGATATTGCCTATTTTTTAGGGGTAACACCTGTCTCTTTGAGTAGACTACGCAAAAGAGTTCAGCAGAAAAGTTGA